A genomic region of Glycine max cultivar Williams 82 chromosome 15, Glycine_max_v4.0, whole genome shotgun sequence contains the following coding sequences:
- the LOC100778385 gene encoding transcription factor SAC51 — MVKDHRSWPYPQHVAWPSPYLNCSCTSAEPSSQVHSAYMNPSTCIFPAVSVFPGFTAPALPNWKTEQTNEVHGFHQYPHSEPYLKETHTGGAMQNANHASFQKKLLIFDHSGSKTRMLYSPVFSLVQSPTVTATKFAQVYHVNMEAQATNMGQKHLPIYTSPEETGKDHIDNEESEMHEDTEEINALLYSDDDDDDEVTSTGHSPLVTKRTYVMQEQFAGMKKEVAGSDWPNKRQKLIDSGYNTLPPLMDSASSERLNEMCEYASDAESKYSSSGGVYAARQTKEDNPTPADIQLKKDKIRELLRVLENFIPGAKGKHPLLVIDGTIEYLKSLASQAGTLKYH; from the coding sequence atggTTAAGGATCACAGGTCTTGGCCTTACCCACAGCATGTGGCTTGGCCATCACCTTACTTAAATTGCTCCTGCACCTCGGCAGAGCCCAGTTCGCAGGTTCATTCAGCTTATATGAACCCCAGCACATGCATCTTTCCTGCTGTCAGCGTGTTTCCAGGATTCACAGCTCCTGCTCTCCCAAACTGGAAGACTGAGCAGACCAATGAAGTGCATGGGTTCCATCAGTATCCTCATTCAGAACCATATTTGAAAGAAACACATACTGGAGGGGCTATGCAAAATGCAAATCATGCATCTTTCCAGAAGAAGTTACTTATTTTTGACCACTCTGGTAGTAAGACAAGGATGCTTTATAGTCCTGTCTTCTCTCTTGTCCAAAGTCCAACTGTTACTGCTACAAAATTTGCTCAAGTTTATCATGTAAACATGGAAGCACAGGCAACTAATATGGGCCAAAAGCATTTACCCATATACACTTCACCCGAAGAGACTGGTAAAGATCATATAGACAATGAAGAAAGTGAAATGCATGAAGACACAGAAGAAATCAATGCATTGCTTtattctgatgatgatgatgatgatgaggtaACAAGTACTGGTCATTCTCCATTGGTTACAAAAAGAACTTATGTGATGCAAGAACAGTTTGCAGGCATGAAGAAGGAGGTTGCTGGCTCTGATTGGCCAAACAAAAGGCAGAAGTTAATTGATAGTGGATACAATACACTACCACCACTCATGGACAGTGCTAGTTCCGAAAGGCTAAATGAAATGTGCGAGTATGCCAGTGATGCTGAATCAAAGTATTCTAGTAGTGGCGGGGTGTATGCTGCAAGGCAAACTAAAGAAGATAATCCAACACCTGCTGATATTCAATTGAAAAAGGATAAAATCCGTGAATTGTTGAGAGTTCTCGAGAACTTTATTCCTGGAGCAAAAGGAAAGCATCCCCTGTTAGTCATTGATGGTACTATTGAGTACTTGAAATCTTTGGCGTCCCAAGCTGGTACACTGAAATATCACTAA